In the Nitrososphaerota archaeon genome, GAAGACTGGTACCGCCAGAACCGCCCGGGCTAAGATTGAGGTGAAGCGTTAGAAATGGTTCAAGAATTCAAGTATCGAGGGTATACTGCAGAGCAGCTAAAAGGAATGTCTACTGAGCAGTTTATGCGTCTACTTCCTTCTAGGCAGAGACGCTCCCTAAACCGTGGGATCTCGAATGAGAAGCGGAAACTCTTGAAGGAGGTTTCGCTCGCAGCTGACGGAAAGCTGAAGACCCCCATCAGGACACATGCACGCGACATGGTGATTCTACCGAACATGGTGGGTCTCACCATACATATTCACAACGGCAAGGAGTTCAGCGCTATCGAGATCAAACCTCCTATGGTCGGCCACTATCTCGGTGAATACGCAATCACCAACAAGAAGGTCGTCCACGGAACACCAGGTATAGGCGCATCACGCTCAAGCCTCTACGTGCCGCTCAAGTAAACAGTCAGCACAGTCAGTGAGCAGAGGTCTCAGCAGCATAGGGAACCATATACTAGCCTAGAGGCTCGACGACTCAGATAGATCATGGTGGACCTTACTTCAACGGACATTAACCGGGTCGTTGCTTTCAATGAGACATCGTCTCATGCTGTTAATTGTGGTA is a window encoding:
- a CDS encoding 30S ribosomal protein S19 translates to MVQEFKYRGYTAEQLKGMSTEQFMRLLPSRQRRSLNRGISNEKRKLLKEVSLAADGKLKTPIRTHARDMVILPNMVGLTIHIHNGKEFSAIEIKPPMVGHYLGEYAITNKKVVHGTPGIGASRSSLYVPLK